A genomic stretch from Alteribacter keqinensis includes:
- a CDS encoding nucleoside-diphosphate sugar epimerase/dehydratase, with product MDYKKRLGLLVTADSLIVVFSIFIGFWLLVPTSTILPEAIIVSSIALFFAHHVFAHLFKLYKRVWQYASIQELSAIFAAVSLSITAVALIQIIGYQTIFARTLLVTWMLHILLIGASRFSWRIYRDSLMKGNTEKKRTLIIGAGNGGTLVARQLMNSIKSELHPVAFIDDDFTKQNLEIMSIPVLGRTKDIEDVVVTKNIEHIIIAIPSLTKTELNTIFDACSKTKVRTQIMPSVEDIMSGKVTVSQIRDVQVEDLLGREPVELDTEKIGAKLTGKTVLVTGAGGSIGSEICRQVCAFNPDKLILLGHGENSIYSIDMELKVTFPHLSVETEIADVQDADRMKDVMNEHQPDVVYHAAAHKHVPLMEKNPHEAVKNNVIGTKNTAEAAHEAGVTTFVMVSTDKAVNPTSVMGATKRIAEMVVQHMDRISDTRFVAVRFGNVLGSRGSVIPLFKKQIEAGGPVTVTDPKMTRYFMTIPEASRLVLQAGSLAEGGEVFVLDMGEPVKIVDLAKNLIRLSGFRDDEIEIMYSGMRPGEKLFEELLGKDEVHDEQIYPMIYRGKTPPVDVDVVYDLIEDFEQFPITTLREYTLDLAHFRLTKAKQLSLVK from the coding sequence TTGGATTATAAAAAACGGTTAGGGCTGTTGGTTACTGCTGATTCACTGATTGTCGTGTTTTCGATTTTTATCGGTTTTTGGCTTTTGGTCCCGACATCAACGATTTTACCTGAGGCGATCATCGTAAGCTCTATTGCGTTATTTTTCGCTCACCATGTTTTCGCTCATCTATTTAAACTATATAAACGGGTCTGGCAGTATGCGAGCATCCAGGAGCTGTCAGCGATCTTTGCGGCAGTTTCACTTTCCATCACCGCTGTTGCTCTTATTCAGATTATCGGATATCAAACCATTTTTGCAAGAACATTGCTTGTCACGTGGATGCTGCATATCTTGCTCATCGGGGCTTCACGTTTTTCCTGGAGAATCTACCGGGATTCATTAATGAAAGGAAACACGGAGAAGAAACGAACACTCATTATCGGGGCTGGCAATGGCGGTACACTCGTTGCCCGTCAGCTCATGAACAGCATCAAGTCAGAGCTTCACCCGGTTGCTTTTATTGATGACGACTTCACGAAACAAAACCTGGAGATCATGTCGATCCCTGTACTGGGGCGGACAAAAGACATTGAAGATGTGGTTGTAACGAAAAACATCGAACACATTATCATCGCGATTCCTTCACTGACAAAAACGGAACTCAATACGATCTTTGATGCCTGTTCGAAAACAAAAGTACGGACGCAGATCATGCCGTCAGTGGAAGACATTATGAGCGGGAAAGTCACCGTCTCCCAGATCCGGGACGTACAGGTGGAAGACTTACTCGGCCGTGAGCCGGTTGAACTGGATACAGAAAAAATCGGTGCCAAGCTTACAGGTAAGACCGTCCTTGTAACTGGAGCAGGCGGATCGATCGGGTCTGAAATCTGCCGGCAGGTGTGTGCCTTTAACCCGGACAAGCTGATCCTTCTCGGTCACGGAGAAAACAGCATTTACAGTATCGACATGGAGCTGAAAGTCACGTTCCCTCATCTTAGTGTGGAAACAGAAATCGCCGACGTCCAGGACGCTGATCGGATGAAAGATGTTATGAATGAGCACCAGCCGGATGTGGTGTACCACGCCGCGGCACATAAACACGTACCGTTAATGGAAAAGAACCCTCATGAAGCGGTAAAAAACAATGTGATCGGTACGAAAAACACGGCCGAAGCAGCCCATGAAGCAGGAGTGACAACATTTGTGATGGTCTCAACGGATAAAGCCGTGAACCCCACAAGCGTCATGGGAGCAACGAAACGGATTGCTGAAATGGTTGTTCAGCACATGGACCGAATCAGCGATACGCGCTTCGTGGCGGTCCGTTTTGGTAACGTTCTGGGAAGCCGCGGAAGCGTAATCCCTCTATTCAAAAAGCAGATTGAAGCAGGTGGACCGGTGACGGTAACCGATCCGAAAATGACACGGTACTTCATGACAATTCCGGAAGCATCCCGCCTTGTTCTTCAAGCGGGATCATTAGCAGAGGGCGGCGAGGTGTTTGTCCTGGATATGGGAGAGCCTGTTAAAATCGTCGACCTTGCGAAGAACCTAATTCGGTTATCGGGGTTTCGGGATGATGAAATCGAAATCATGTATTCAGGCATGAGACCGGGAGAAAAATTATTTGAAGAACTTCTAGGGAAAGACGAAGTCCATGACGAACAGATTTATCCGATGATTTACCGCGGGAAGACACCGCCTGTTGACGTTGATGTGGTTTATGATCTTATTGAAGACTTTGAACAGTTCCCGATCACTACATTACGGGAATATACATTAGACCTGGCCCACTTCAGGCTGACGAAAGCGAAACAGTTGAGCTTGGTGAAATAA
- a CDS encoding acetyltransferase, producing the protein MKNKLLIIGASGHGKVVADIALNTNRWQSISFLDDNENLKFSLGLAVIGKSNEAIRHINDFDIFVGIGNNAIRKKIQESLEVEGATIPTLIHPNAILGGQVEVASGTAVMAGVVINCSTKIGKGCIINTGATLDHDNIIEDFVHISPGVHLAGTVNVGQGSWLGIGSIVSNNINVASNSIVGAGAVVVKDITETGTYVGVPARRV; encoded by the coding sequence ATGAAAAACAAACTTCTTATAATTGGTGCTAGCGGACACGGTAAAGTTGTAGCTGATATCGCATTAAACACGAATAGATGGCAGAGTATTTCTTTTTTAGATGATAACGAAAACCTGAAATTCTCATTGGGACTCGCAGTGATTGGAAAGTCCAATGAGGCTATTAGGCACATAAATGATTTCGATATCTTTGTAGGCATTGGGAATAATGCAATTCGAAAAAAGATACAGGAAAGCCTTGAAGTCGAAGGAGCTACAATACCTACGTTAATTCACCCAAATGCAATACTTGGAGGACAAGTTGAAGTAGCATCAGGAACAGCTGTCATGGCTGGTGTAGTGATTAATTGTAGTACTAAAATTGGGAAAGGTTGCATCATTAATACTGGTGCTACGTTAGACCATGACAATATAATTGAGGACTTTGTTCATATATCACCTGGTGTACACTTAGCTGGAACAGTAAATGTTGGACAAGGGTCATGGTTAGGTATTGGTAGTATAGTGAGCAATAATATAAATGTTGCGAGTAACAGTATTGTTGGTGCGGGAGCTGTAGTAGTTAAGGATATAACTGAAACTGGAACTTATGTAGGTGTTCCGGCGAGGAGAGTATAA
- a CDS encoding DegT/DnrJ/EryC1/StrS family aminotransferase, which yields MNERIFLSSPHMSDEGYEMEYVNEAFDTNWIAPLGENVNGFERELAEKVGSKAAAALSSGTAAIHLALRAAGVGEGDVVFCPTLTFSATANPIIYQNATPVFIDSNYETWNMCPEALEEAFQKYPKVKAVIVVHLYGLSADMDRIVELCKKHNVVLIEDAAESLGTYYKGKHTGTFGDYGIFSFNGNKIITTSGGGMLVSNNEERIAKARFWATQSRDQARHYQHSELGFNYRISNVVAGIGRGQLKVLDQRVEKKNYIYEFYKKELGELEGVRFMPNNDWDEPNYWLSSMTLTGKVRPVDIFEALEAENIESRPVWKPMHMQPFFEKYDFVGTDVSKKLFENGVCLPSDTKMTDADLAKIVEIIKKLWCE from the coding sequence GTGAACGAAAGAATCTTTCTTTCATCACCGCATATGAGTGATGAGGGTTATGAAATGGAATATGTAAACGAAGCTTTTGATACAAACTGGATCGCCCCTCTTGGAGAAAACGTAAATGGATTTGAAAGGGAGCTAGCTGAAAAGGTTGGCTCTAAAGCAGCCGCCGCACTATCTTCTGGTACGGCAGCTATTCACCTAGCGTTAAGAGCCGCTGGAGTTGGTGAGGGAGATGTAGTGTTCTGTCCAACACTCACATTCTCAGCTACAGCTAATCCAATCATTTATCAGAATGCAACTCCAGTATTCATAGACAGTAATTATGAAACCTGGAATATGTGTCCGGAAGCATTAGAAGAAGCTTTTCAAAAATACCCTAAAGTAAAGGCAGTTATTGTAGTTCACCTTTATGGTTTGTCTGCTGATATGGATAGAATAGTAGAACTTTGTAAGAAACATAATGTTGTTTTAATAGAAGATGCTGCTGAAAGTTTAGGTACTTACTATAAAGGTAAGCATACCGGTACATTTGGAGACTATGGCATCTTCTCTTTTAATGGGAACAAAATCATCACTACTTCTGGTGGTGGGATGCTTGTTTCTAATAATGAAGAGAGAATTGCTAAAGCTAGGTTCTGGGCTACTCAATCTAGAGACCAAGCTAGACACTACCAACATAGTGAATTAGGTTTCAATTATCGTATTAGTAATGTTGTAGCTGGGATTGGAAGAGGGCAGTTAAAAGTTTTGGATCAACGTGTAGAAAAGAAGAATTATATCTATGAATTTTATAAGAAAGAACTTGGTGAGCTTGAAGGAGTTCGGTTTATGCCTAACAATGATTGGGACGAACCAAATTATTGGTTAAGCTCGATGACGTTGACTGGTAAAGTGAGACCTGTTGATATATTCGAAGCATTGGAAGCTGAGAATATTGAGTCAAGGCCAGTTTGGAAGCCGATGCATATGCAGCCGTTCTTTGAGAAGTATGATTTTGTTGGTACTGATGTATCGAAGAAGTTGTTTGAGAATGGTGTATGCTTGCCGTCTGATACAAAGATGACAGATGCTGACTTGGCGAAAATTGTAGAAATTATAAAGAAGTTGTGGTGTGAATGA
- a CDS encoding nucleotide sugar dehydrogenase: MNLYEKIVNREEKVSLIGLGYVGMPIAVAFAKKIDVIGFDVNKEKIDLYKQGVDPTKEVGNEVIKNTTVEFTCDESKLRDAKFHIVAVPTPVKSDHTPDLTPVKSATKTLGRNLTKGSIVVFESTVYPGVTEEICVPILEKESGLEYGVDFKVGYSPERINPGDQEHRLETIIKVVSGMDEDTLDIVSKVYEIVVDAGVYQAESIMVAEAAKVIENAQRDINIAFMNELSIIFNKMNVDTKAVLEAAGTKWNFLKFSPGLVGGHCIGVDPYYLTYKAEQEGYYSQIILSGRKINDDMGKYVAESTVKKMIKANKQINGARVAILGITFKENCPDVRNTKVVDVIKELEEYGIEVKVIDPVADKEDLWHEYKVHPCTIDEVQGMDAVIVAVPHEEFKNIKLEEIKNMFGAPQYIDPEVLSEVAATSELSTLAYNDCVLIDIKGMFDRKEAEKLGFNYWRL, translated from the coding sequence ATGAACTTATATGAAAAGATTGTTAACAGAGAAGAGAAGGTATCTTTAATCGGACTTGGATATGTAGGTATGCCAATAGCTGTAGCATTTGCAAAAAAGATAGATGTTATTGGTTTTGATGTTAATAAAGAAAAGATTGATCTTTACAAACAAGGGGTTGACCCTACCAAAGAAGTTGGTAATGAAGTAATAAAAAATACAACTGTTGAATTTACATGTGATGAATCAAAATTAAGAGATGCCAAATTTCACATTGTGGCAGTACCAACGCCAGTTAAGTCAGACCATACTCCTGACTTAACTCCGGTTAAATCAGCAACTAAAACCCTTGGAAGAAATTTAACTAAAGGATCAATTGTTGTTTTTGAATCAACAGTATATCCAGGAGTAACTGAAGAGATATGTGTTCCTATTTTAGAAAAAGAATCGGGCTTGGAATATGGAGTTGATTTTAAAGTAGGTTACTCTCCTGAACGTATTAACCCAGGGGACCAAGAGCACAGACTTGAAACGATTATAAAAGTAGTTTCAGGTATGGATGAGGACACATTGGATATTGTTTCTAAAGTATACGAAATAGTTGTAGATGCAGGTGTATATCAAGCTGAAAGTATAATGGTTGCTGAAGCTGCTAAAGTTATTGAAAATGCTCAACGTGATATAAACATTGCTTTTATGAATGAATTATCTATTATCTTTAATAAAATGAATGTTGATACAAAGGCTGTTTTAGAAGCTGCAGGAACTAAATGGAATTTCCTGAAGTTTTCACCTGGTCTAGTAGGTGGACATTGTATTGGAGTAGATCCGTACTATTTAACATACAAAGCAGAACAGGAAGGTTATTATTCACAAATAATTCTATCAGGAAGAAAAATAAATGATGATATGGGTAAGTATGTCGCTGAAAGTACTGTGAAAAAGATGATAAAAGCTAACAAGCAAATAAATGGAGCTAGGGTTGCCATCTTGGGTATTACTTTTAAAGAAAACTGCCCCGATGTAAGAAACACGAAAGTTGTAGATGTAATCAAAGAATTAGAGGAATACGGAATAGAAGTAAAAGTTATCGATCCAGTGGCTGATAAAGAAGATCTTTGGCATGAATATAAAGTTCATCCTTGCACTATTGATGAAGTACAGGGTATGGATGCAGTCATTGTTGCAGTTCCACATGAAGAATTTAAGAATATCAAATTAGAAGAAATTAAAAATATGTTTGGAGCACCTCAATATATCGACCCAGAAGTATTGTCAGAAGTTGCGGCTACAAGTGAGTTAAGTACTTTAGCTTATAATGATTGTGTGCTGATTGATATAAAAGGGATGTTTGATCGAAAAGAAGCTGAGAAATTAGGCTTTAATTACTGGAGGCTATAA
- a CDS encoding YveK family protein encodes MEETISLKDIFQTLRKRLTLIIGITAVAVAASAIISYFFLTPMYQSSTQILVNKSQEDSAQVTQADLRTNLELINTYNVIMTSPRILEPVIEEMGIDATPSQIRNQVSVGSERDSQVVTIRVENTDPGQAVELANTIAMVFQRDIVDIMNVDNVSVLSPAELSDNPSPVSPNPALNMAIAFVVGLMGAVGLAFLLEFLDNTIKDEDDIEEALGLPVLASIGSIDGKTIDMNKLNETSRQNRTGRGSIGA; translated from the coding sequence ATGGAAGAGACAATCAGCTTAAAAGATATTTTCCAGACACTCAGAAAAAGACTTACACTGATCATCGGTATTACCGCTGTAGCAGTAGCAGCAAGTGCTATCATATCATACTTTTTTTTAACACCGATGTATCAATCATCCACTCAAATTCTCGTAAATAAATCCCAGGAAGACAGTGCCCAGGTAACCCAGGCGGATCTCAGGACGAACCTGGAACTCATCAATACATACAACGTTATTATGACATCCCCTAGAATCCTGGAGCCCGTGATTGAAGAAATGGGCATTGATGCAACACCTTCACAAATCCGGAATCAAGTATCCGTAGGAAGTGAACGTGACTCCCAGGTAGTAACGATCAGAGTCGAGAACACTGACCCAGGACAAGCTGTAGAGCTCGCAAACACTATAGCAATGGTTTTTCAAAGAGACATTGTTGACATTATGAATGTGGACAACGTATCGGTTTTATCACCGGCAGAATTATCGGACAATCCATCACCGGTCAGCCCGAACCCTGCATTAAACATGGCGATCGCCTTTGTGGTCGGACTTATGGGTGCAGTTGGACTCGCTTTCTTACTGGAGTTTCTGGATAACACCATTAAAGACGAGGATGACATTGAAGAAGCACTTGGCCTTCCGGTTCTTGCAAGTATCGGATCCATTGATGGTAAAACAATTGATATGAACAAGTTAAATGAAACATCGAGACAAAACAGAACGGGGCGTGGAAGCATTGGCGCGTAA
- a CDS encoding type II secretion system protein translates to MRLMNQKGLTLVELLAVIVVLGIISAIAVPAIVGVIEKTEKDVCEAELVQFKRGYENHLVLNQLSHTDVMFSSYINEYSTGVCGGCELVYMDGEVMCSERGDEDGGDVPVL, encoded by the coding sequence ATGAGATTAATGAACCAAAAAGGATTGACGTTGGTTGAGCTTTTGGCTGTGATTGTAGTTTTAGGTATTATTTCGGCTATTGCTGTTCCTGCGATCGTTGGGGTGATTGAAAAGACGGAGAAGGATGTTTGTGAGGCGGAGTTGGTTCAATTTAAGAGAGGGTATGAGAATCATCTCGTATTGAATCAATTATCTCATACGGATGTAATGTTTAGTTCCTACATAAATGAATATAGCACTGGTGTTTGTGGTGGGTGTGAGTTGGTTTATATGGATGGTGAGGTTATGTGTAGTGAACGTGGTGATGAGGATGGTGGAGATGTGCCTGTTTTGTAG
- a CDS encoding glycosyltransferase family 4 protein — MRVLVLANFGMGLFNFRKELLEELIRQGHEVYVSLPNDEYVPKLKELGCKYVETRVDRRGTNPINDMKLLYHYIKLIKSTIPDVVLTYTIKPNIYGGIACGITKTPYLTNVTGLGTAIENSGLIQKITLRLYRMGLRNSSCVFFQNEYNRSFFVENNIAKGKTRLIPGSGVNLEHHNFKDYPTNDKNIRFLFIGRIMKAKGIEELFQAAKKIKGIYPNVEFHLVGGSEEDYTKQLAELEQTGIIKYHGHQSDVHSFIKVSHGTILPSYHEGTANVLLETAATGRPILASKVPGCIETFNPEITGLGFEARSVPSLVEAIRNFIKLPYPQKKLMGIKGRKKMEEEYDRKIVINAYLQEIGKFTNEEI; from the coding sequence ATGAGGGTGCTTGTGTTAGCCAATTTTGGTATGGGCCTTTTTAATTTTAGAAAGGAATTATTAGAAGAATTAATTAGACAAGGTCATGAAGTGTATGTTTCATTACCTAATGATGAATATGTACCAAAGTTGAAAGAGTTAGGATGTAAATATGTAGAGACTCGGGTGGACAGGAGAGGGACTAATCCAATAAATGATATGAAACTTTTATATCATTACATTAAATTAATTAAAAGTACAATACCTGATGTAGTTCTTACTTATACAATCAAACCTAATATATATGGTGGTATAGCTTGTGGTATCACAAAAACACCTTACCTAACAAATGTAACAGGGTTAGGTACAGCAATTGAAAATAGTGGATTAATTCAAAAGATTACACTTAGGCTTTATAGAATGGGATTAAGGAATTCTTCTTGCGTTTTCTTCCAAAATGAATATAACAGAAGTTTTTTTGTTGAAAACAATATTGCAAAAGGTAAGACTAGGTTAATTCCCGGTTCTGGTGTAAACCTAGAACACCATAACTTTAAAGACTACCCAACCAATGATAAGAACATAAGGTTTTTGTTCATTGGGCGTATCATGAAAGCTAAGGGAATTGAAGAGTTGTTTCAAGCCGCAAAAAAAATAAAAGGGATTTACCCAAATGTTGAATTTCATTTAGTTGGAGGTAGTGAGGAAGACTATACTAAACAATTAGCTGAATTAGAACAAACGGGTATAATTAAATACCACGGTCACCAGAGTGATGTACATTCTTTTATTAAAGTTTCACATGGCACAATTCTTCCGTCTTATCACGAAGGTACGGCAAACGTATTACTTGAGACTGCAGCAACAGGACGTCCCATATTGGCATCCAAAGTACCTGGTTGTATTGAAACCTTTAATCCCGAAATTACTGGTTTAGGCTTTGAGGCTAGAAGTGTTCCAAGTTTAGTAGAAGCAATAAGAAATTTTATTAAACTACCGTATCCTCAAAAGAAACTAATGGGTATAAAAGGGCGTAAAAAGATGGAAGAGGAATATGATCGGAAAATAGTGATAAATGCTTATTTACAAGAAATAGGAAAATTCACAAATGAGGAGATTTGA
- a CDS encoding LCP family protein, with protein sequence MKKFLLISGLILFVILGSVAGYGYYMYSSVQNTVDNQMHVTVDREKSEKRELEVDIEDQEPLSFLLMGVDTGGSRTDRGRTDTLMVVTVNPADESMKMMSIPRDTRTEMFGRGVDDKINHAYAFGGPEMAMASVENFLDIPIDYFMTVNMDGFKDIVDALGGVTVDNSFAFKQGSYEFEQGQIDLDGSQALEYSRMRKSDPRGDLGRNERQREIVDAIIKEGAQFSSITKAGEILDALGNNISTDLNFDKMVKIQSNYRDARHNSETLEIAGSGSRIDGIWYYIVDENERQRVSGELRAHLGLDGSDSVAVNENDDDES encoded by the coding sequence ATGAAAAAGTTTCTACTTATAAGTGGCCTTATTTTGTTTGTTATATTAGGATCTGTCGCAGGCTATGGCTATTACATGTACTCAAGCGTTCAGAATACAGTGGATAACCAAATGCACGTTACAGTAGATCGCGAAAAATCAGAAAAGCGCGAATTGGAAGTGGATATTGAAGATCAGGAGCCTCTTTCATTTTTGTTAATGGGTGTGGACACAGGGGGCAGCCGTACAGACCGTGGACGTACGGACACATTAATGGTAGTAACCGTAAACCCGGCAGACGAATCCATGAAAATGATGAGCATTCCCCGTGACACGAGAACAGAAATGTTCGGTCGCGGCGTTGATGACAAAATCAACCACGCCTATGCTTTCGGAGGGCCCGAGATGGCCATGGCTTCCGTTGAAAACTTCCTGGACATTCCAATTGACTACTTTATGACAGTAAATATGGATGGTTTTAAGGATATCGTTGATGCCCTCGGTGGCGTCACCGTGGATAACAGCTTCGCCTTTAAGCAAGGCTCATACGAATTTGAACAAGGTCAGATCGATTTGGACGGCTCTCAAGCTCTTGAATATTCACGTATGAGAAAAAGTGACCCTCGTGGTGACCTTGGACGTAACGAACGTCAGCGGGAAATCGTTGATGCCATCATTAAAGAAGGCGCCCAGTTCTCCTCCATCACAAAAGCAGGTGAAATCCTGGACGCACTCGGCAACAACATCAGCACAGACTTAAACTTTGATAAAATGGTAAAAATTCAGTCGAATTACCGTGATGCCCGTCACAACTCAGAGACACTTGAAATCGCCGGATCCGGAAGCCGCATTGACGGCATCTGGTACTATATTGTTGATGAAAACGAACGCCAGCGTGTAAGCGGCGAGCTCCGCGCCCACCTCGGACTCGACGGCAGTGACTCGGTCGCAGTTAATGAAAATGACGACGATGAATCATAA
- a CDS encoding tyrosine-protein phosphatase: MIDIHCHILPNLDDGPANKEEALELGKAAFDEGIHTILATPHHQHPHYHNDKNTILANIEALNFLFKDHQINVKILPGQETRIYGELLEGFKNEEILTLNEGKYFFVEFPSSDIPRYSKRLLYDVQQHGLKPIIVHPERNQAVMKDPDRLYELVQGGCLTQLTAGSITGKFGKKIKRLSEDLIEANLAHFIASDAHDTIRRPFLLKDAYDEIEREFGIETRFYFQENAELLVEGKQVMVEPPQKVKTKKFLGLF; the protein is encoded by the coding sequence ATGATTGATATTCACTGCCACATACTGCCGAATTTGGACGACGGTCCTGCAAATAAAGAGGAAGCCTTAGAGCTTGGAAAAGCGGCATTTGACGAAGGCATTCATACGATTTTAGCTACACCGCACCACCAGCACCCACACTACCACAACGATAAAAATACCATTCTTGCAAATATTGAAGCGCTGAACTTCTTATTTAAAGATCACCAAATCAATGTGAAGATCCTGCCGGGCCAGGAGACCCGCATATATGGAGAACTGCTTGAGGGGTTTAAAAACGAAGAGATACTTACTCTGAATGAGGGAAAGTATTTTTTTGTGGAGTTTCCCTCATCTGACATACCGAGATACAGCAAGCGTCTATTGTATGACGTCCAGCAACACGGGTTAAAGCCGATCATCGTTCACCCTGAGCGAAACCAGGCCGTGATGAAAGATCCGGACAGGCTTTATGAGCTTGTTCAAGGCGGATGTCTGACACAACTGACAGCGGGGAGTATTACAGGGAAGTTTGGAAAGAAGATTAAGAGATTATCAGAAGACTTAATAGAAGCGAACCTGGCTCACTTTATTGCAAGCGACGCCCACGATACCATTCGGCGTCCGTTTCTATTAAAAGATGCCTATGATGAAATAGAGAGAGAATTCGGAATAGAAACAAGATTCTATTTTCAGGAGAATGCGGAGCTGCTTGTAGAAGGTAAGCAAGTGATGGTTGAACCACCACAAAAAGTTAAAACGAAGAAGTTTTTAGGGCTGTTCTAA
- a CDS encoding CpsD/CapB family tyrosine-protein kinase, whose protein sequence is MKHRDKTERGVEALARKRKSNQLTDKQRSLISHHAQKSPVTEQFRTLRTNIQFSSIDKVVKKILISSSGPAEGKSTVIANLGVVMAQQGKRVLLIDSDLRKPTVHFTFQLENTFGLTSVLTRAESFESAVQETAVENLEVLTSGPVPPNPSELIGSRSMELFLSQIEKDYDYILFDAPPINVVTDGQILATKTDGVVLVIRSGKTEKEAAIKAVELLKKTNSNIIGTVLNDREMKEDTYYYYAEGK, encoded by the coding sequence ATGAAACATCGAGACAAAACAGAACGGGGCGTGGAAGCATTGGCGCGTAAACGTAAAAGCAACCAGTTAACAGACAAACAGCGGAGCCTGATCTCCCATCACGCTCAAAAATCACCTGTCACCGAACAGTTTCGTACATTAAGAACGAACATACAGTTTTCTTCTATTGATAAAGTCGTAAAGAAGATTTTGATTTCATCTTCGGGTCCCGCTGAAGGGAAATCTACTGTTATCGCGAACCTGGGCGTGGTTATGGCCCAGCAGGGGAAACGTGTCCTGTTAATCGACTCCGATTTAAGAAAGCCGACGGTTCATTTTACTTTTCAGCTTGAAAACACATTCGGCTTAACGAGTGTCCTGACCCGGGCAGAATCTTTTGAGTCTGCCGTCCAGGAAACGGCTGTTGAAAACCTTGAAGTACTCACATCAGGTCCGGTTCCTCCTAACCCTAGTGAGTTAATTGGCTCAAGATCGATGGAATTATTCCTGAGCCAGATAGAAAAAGACTATGATTATATTCTCTTTGATGCACCGCCGATCAATGTGGTAACGGACGGTCAGATTCTGGCTACGAAGACTGACGGGGTCGTACTTGTGATCCGGAGCGGGAAAACGGAGAAAGAGGCAGCGATCAAAGCTGTTGAACTTCTTAAAAAGACGAACTCCAATATTATTGGCACCGTTTTAAACGACCGTGAAATGAAAGAGGATACGTATTATTACTACGCAGAAGGAAAGTAG
- a CDS encoding sugar transferase yields the protein MISSKGGFYRRFIKRPMDSILSLVAIVALSPVLLVVAILVRSKLGSPVMFKQKRPGLNDKVFMMYKFRTMTDERDGNGELLPDSVRLTKFGRFLRSTSLDELPELFNILKGDMSIIGPRPLLVQYLPLYNDHQKRRHEVRPGLSGLAQVSGRNAISWDDKFNLDVKYVDSVSFIGDWKIIFLTIKKVFVREGINSETTATMEPFKGTKKERMGS from the coding sequence ATGATTAGTTCAAAAGGCGGGTTTTATAGAAGGTTTATAAAAAGACCGATGGATTCTATATTGTCATTGGTGGCTATTGTAGCACTTAGTCCCGTTCTATTAGTGGTTGCTATCTTAGTAAGATCAAAACTAGGAAGTCCAGTAATGTTTAAACAGAAACGTCCGGGTCTAAATGATAAGGTCTTTATGATGTATAAATTTAGAACGATGACAGATGAAAGAGATGGGAATGGAGAGTTATTACCGGATAGTGTGAGGTTAACGAAGTTTGGTAGGTTCCTACGTTCTACATCACTTGATGAGCTTCCTGAGCTATTCAATATCTTAAAGGGTGATATGTCTATTATTGGCCCGAGACCATTATTAGTACAATACCTACCACTATATAATGATCATCAAAAGCGGCGTCATGAAGTAAGACCTGGCTTATCTGGATTAGCGCAGGTTAGTGGTAGGAATGCAATAAGTTGGGATGATAAATTTAATCTTGATGTGAAATATGTTGATAGCGTTAGTTTTATAGGAGATTGGAAGATTATTTTTCTAACGATAAAAAAAGTATTTGTTAGGGAAGGTATCAACTCAGAAACTACAGCAACGATGGAACCTTTTAAAGGAACTAAAAAGGAACGAATGGGATCATGA